In Chitinophaga oryzae, the sequence TATCGCTGGAAAGCGGCGGTGGCGGCGGTGGAAACACCGGTGGCCATACCAATACCATCAAACCGCAAAAGCTGGTGGACATCCTGCATTCTGAAATTCCGGGTGTGGAAAACGTGTTCTTTGATTACGACGAAGCGCTGGCAGCAGCCAAAGCGGCCAACAAACCGCTGATGCTCGACTTTACCGGCCACACTTGTGTGAACTGCCGTAAGTTCGAAAAATCAGTGCTGTCCAATCCGGCGGTGATGAAGATCCTGCGTAATGATTTTATCGTAGCGTCTTTGTATACCGACGAGAAAACGTCCCTGCCGGAAGCGGAACAATATGTTTCCAAATTCGACGGCACGAAAATCAAAAACGTGGGCCAGAAAAACCTGGACCTTGAGGCTACCCACTTCAAGCGTAACTCCCAGCCGTATTACATTCCGGTAGACCTGGAAGGTAATGCCCTGGTGAACAAGGGCTATGGATATGATCCAAAAGAAGATGCCAACGCCTTTATCCAGTACCTGGAAAATGCGAAAGCGGAATTTGCCAAAAGAAAGAAATAATATTCAGGGATTTTTTGATTTACGGATGTTCTGATTTCGTAGATTGATAAAAAAAGAGAAAACCGAAGCGAGTATGAATTGCTTCGGTTTTCTCTTTTTTATTCGCAAAATCACAAAATTCGTACATCAGGAAATCCCAAAATATTCCGGCAGTGCTTCGAGCTTGATCTTCTCCTGCTGGCCGGTGCTGAAGTTTTTCACGCTGACCAGGCCTTCCTGCAGTTCTGCTTCGCCCAGGATCACTACGTAGGGAATGCCTCTTTTATTGGCGTATTTGAGCTGTTTGTCCATCTTGGCGTTTTCGTGGAACAGTTCTGCCGCGATGCCTTTGGTGCGGAGCTGCATCATGTAGTTGAAGCAGGTACGGGCGCTTTCGTCGCCAAGGTTCAGGAACAGCACTTTGGTAGACTGTTGTGCTTCCTGGGGGAACAGCTGCAGTTCTTCCAGTACGTCGTAGATGCGGTCCACGCCGAAGGAGATACCTACGCCGGAGATGCCTTTGAGGCCAAAGAGGCTGGTAAGGTCGTCGTACCGTCCGCCGCCGCCGATGCTGCCCATTTTCACGGTGGGAGGAGCTTTCACTTCCACGATCATGCCGGTGTAGTAGTTGAGGCCGCGGGCCAGGGTAACGTCTATTTCCGGTGTGGTATTGAAGGTGCCGAAGCCGGAGTTGAGCACGTAAGAGAGTTCTTCGATGCCTTTGAGGGCGGTGGGGGAAGACTGGAGCAGGGTTTTGAGCTGCGTCAGTTTTTCCTCGCTGGTGCCGCTGATGGCCAGGAAGTTTTCGATGGTGGCGATGTCCGCATCGGTGAGGCCTCTGGCGGCCAGTTCTTTGCGTACGCCTTCCGCGCCGATTTTATCCAGTTTATCGATGGAGATGGTGATATCTGTGAGCAGTTCGGGTTTGCCGATTACTTCCGCGAGGCCGCTGAGGATCTTGCGGTTGTTGATGCGCAGTTCATAGCCTTGCAGTCCCAGTTTGGTAAGTACGGTATCGTAGATGAGGAGCAGTTCCACTTCATTGAGGAGGGAGTTGCTGCCCACCACGTCGGCGTCGCACTGGTAGAATTCGCGGTAGCGGCCGCGTTGTGGTTTATCGGCGCGCCATACCGGCTGCATCTGGTAGCGTTTGAAGGGCAGGGCGAGGTCGTTCTGGTTCATCACCACGTACCGGGCGAAGGGGATGGTGAGGTCATAGCGGAGGGCTTTTTCTGTTATGGCGGCTACCAGTGACTTGTTGTCGGTGGCAGCTTGCGCTTTGGGGAATATTTCTCCGTTGTTGAGTATTTTAAACATGAGTTTATCGCCTTCCTCGCCGTATTTGCCGGTGAGGGTGGAGAGATTCTCCATGGCGGGTGTTTCGAGCGGCTGGAAGCCGAATACTTCAAATGTTTCGCGGATGGTCCGGAAAATATAGTTGCGTTTTCTGACTACAACAGGGCCGAAGTCGCGGGTTCCGTTGGGAATACCGGGTTTTATCATCTTGAAAAAATATTATAATTAAAGTGGTGGTGATTATTCCTGATCGGTGATGTTTTTGCAGGCATCGTAGATCAGTTGATATACGGGGGCGAAGAGGGCGTCGTCGAACCAGGGGTCGGGCACGTCCTGATCATCATCCAGCAGATGTCGTACTTTGGCCTTATCCGCTTCGTTACGGGCTTTTTTCAGCACATCGCGATGGTTGTTACGGTCCATCACGTAGATGCGGTCAAACCGGTCGAAATCGGCGGTTTCAAACTGCCGGGCGGCGAGGCCGGAGATATCCACGCCCTGACGGCGGGCTTCCCGGATGGCGCGGTGGTCCGGTGAGTGGCCGATATGCCAGTTGCCCGTACCTGCCGAGTCTATTTGCCAGTCCAGCCCCTTTTCTTTAGCAAGATGCCGCATAATACCTTCCGCAAGGGGTGAGCGGCAGATATTACCGAGGCATACCATCAGTATTTTCATCGTTTCAGAGAATTGCGTATCAGGCCGCAAACCTACAAGTTATTATGGAAATGTTCATCTATTTGCATCTTTTAGTCAACAAAAGCAGTCGGAGCGGCTGTTTTTGCTTCGATACAGGATATGCTTATGTCAACTATAAACACCGGGAAATGATTAAATTTTAAATCAAAAAATAACAACATGTTGAAAAAATGCCTCAAATTGCGCTTCAGCGGGCATCCGGTAAGGGTTTTGCAGCTTTTTTTTAACATTCCTCTAAAATTCCCAATTCAAGTTTAAAAAATATTTTTTTGTATAATTGTAATTCGCAAGATGGAAATGCAAGACGAACAAACAAACGGGCTACGGGAAAACCGGTACAGGCCTATGGGTGAACTGATAAGAGGTATCTTCTTTATCCTTTTCGGGCTTTTCGCAATTTTTGCGCAGAAGCTTGGACTGGGTGAATTCCGCATATCCCCGCAATGGATGCTGGTATTAGGCATTGTATTGATGCTTTATGGTATTTTCAGGGTATATAATGGTATCCGCAAGTTATTTTTTAACAGGAACTAAAGGAAGGGAAGATATGTTTTTCAGGATTACTAAAAAGTATGCTGTATATTTAACAGCCTTGACATTACTGGCGGCCTGCGGCAACAACCAGAATGCGAAAAAACTGGATACCGCCACAGAAGGGGAGATACGTATCAGCGTGGATGAAACGTATAAACCGTTGCTGGATTCGGAGATCAAGGTTTTTGAATCGCTGTATCCGAAGGCGCACATCGTGCCCTCTTACAAGCCGGAAGCGGAGTGTTTCAGAGATCTTTTAAATGATAGTGCACGCATGGTCATCGTGACCCGCGATTTCAATGCAGCCGAACGTGATTATTTTAAGAAGATAAAAATTACACCGCAAAGCCTGATGCTGGCGTGGGATGCGCTGGCGCTGGTGGTGAACCACGACAATCCTGATTCCATCCTGACGATGGACCAGGTGCGCGGTATCATGGATGGCACCAATAAAGAAAGAAAATGGCAACTGGTGTTTGATAATGCCAACTCGAGCACCGTAC encodes:
- the hisS gene encoding histidine--tRNA ligase, with amino-acid sequence MIKPGIPNGTRDFGPVVVRKRNYIFRTIRETFEVFGFQPLETPAMENLSTLTGKYGEEGDKLMFKILNNGEIFPKAQAATDNKSLVAAITEKALRYDLTIPFARYVVMNQNDLALPFKRYQMQPVWRADKPQRGRYREFYQCDADVVGSNSLLNEVELLLIYDTVLTKLGLQGYELRINNRKILSGLAEVIGKPELLTDITISIDKLDKIGAEGVRKELAARGLTDADIATIENFLAISGTSEEKLTQLKTLLQSSPTALKGIEELSYVLNSGFGTFNTTPEIDVTLARGLNYYTGMIVEVKAPPTVKMGSIGGGGRYDDLTSLFGLKGISGVGISFGVDRIYDVLEELQLFPQEAQQSTKVLFLNLGDESARTCFNYMMQLRTKGIAAELFHENAKMDKQLKYANKRGIPYVVILGEAELQEGLVSVKNFSTGQQEKIKLEALPEYFGIS
- a CDS encoding low molecular weight protein-tyrosine-phosphatase, with the translated sequence MKILMVCLGNICRSPLAEGIMRHLAKEKGLDWQIDSAGTGNWHIGHSPDHRAIREARRQGVDISGLAARQFETADFDRFDRIYVMDRNNHRDVLKKARNEADKAKVRHLLDDDQDVPDPWFDDALFAPVYQLIYDACKNITDQE
- a CDS encoding substrate-binding domain-containing protein, which translates into the protein MTLLAACGNNQNAKKLDTATEGEIRISVDETYKPLLDSEIKVFESLYPKAHIVPSYKPEAECFRDLLNDSARMVIVTRDFNAAERDYFKKIKITPQSLMLAWDALALVVNHDNPDSILTMDQVRGIMDGTNKERKWQLVFDNANSSTVRYIQDSINKGKPLPANTMAAKTNPEVIDYVAKNKDAIGVIGVSWISDPSDSLALAFTNKVSVVKLRADNGSEFVLPYQAYIGIGSYPLKRGFYFCLKEPYHGLGSGFATFLGSYEGQLVIKQFRLFPARLNVVFREANLK